Genomic window (Deltaproteobacteria bacterium):
GGTGTTCAGCACCCCGCAGGCAAAACCGATCAGGCAGCCCAGAACCGTTGCCACTGATGCCAGGAGCAGGGTTGACTGGATGCCCCTGAGATAAGAAGTACCGTAGCGTTCCCATAGCTTGCCGATATCAATAAGGAGTTGAGCTCCCCTGTCCATTTGAGTGGTCCCTCTTCCCTGATCAATCCACGCTCAAGGGCTGGATCGTGATGGCGAACTGCATGAGGCGATTGAAGTCATCTTCCGTCATGGTGCCAAGTACCTCATCGATGGCCTTCTTGAGGAAGGCATTCCCTTTCATGACGGACACACCGATGTTGACGTTCTCTGCCCGGACCTGGTCCGAGAATTGGAAGTCGCCTGGAGTCCCGGAAAAATCCAGGATCACCATGTCGGGATAGGCAACGACAGCCCCTTGTGCCGTGGGCAGGTCGGTGCAGACAAAGTCCACCATCCCTGTTTCAAGCGCCATCAGCATGGCGGGGGCGTCCGCCGAGGCCGGTTGAATGATCGCTCCTTCAATCTGAGGGAGGCACTGTTCGTACCAGATGGTGGCGAGTTGGGCCGTGCAGGTGCCGCCCGCAAGATCGGCAAGACCTTGTGCGCCGGCAAAGGGGCTGTCTTTTTTGGTCAGACAGACCATGGTGGCGTAAAAATAGGGGCCCGCGAAATCGACTTGTTCCGACCGGCCGGCCGTCATGGATTGACCGGCGATGACCGCGTCAATAGTTCCGGTCATCACAGCGGGCACTAATGAATCCCAATCGGATTGAATAATCTCCAGCTCCCAATCATTGGCTTCACAAATCTTCTTGGCCATCATGACATCGTAGCCGTTTGCGAACGAGCCGGGCACGTTCTTGATGGGTACGGCTTCATTGGAATCATCGTTTTGGGTCCAGTTGTAAGGCGCGTAGGCGCACTCCATGGCGATGGTTAAAACGCCGTCTTCGACTCCAGTCGGAACTTTCTGGCTTGCCCCTCCGCCACAGGCAGTGAGGGTTAATAAAAGCATAGCTACCATCAGGATACTGATCCACTTTCTCATATGTCTTTCCTTTCTTGCCCGCGCCAAGGAAGCCCGGGCTCCGGCAGACGTCCCGCCGGCGGGTATTCCAAAAAGAGAACCGCCTTGTCAAGCGGTCCATGGAAATCGGAGAAAAAGCAGATGATCCGATGCCAAAGATAGCGCTCCACATAAGCT
Coding sequences:
- a CDS encoding transporter substrate-binding domain-containing protein is translated as MRKWISILMVAMLLLTLTACGGGASQKVPTGVEDGVLTIAMECAYAPYNWTQNDDSNEAVPIKNVPGSFANGYDVMMAKKICEANDWELEIIQSDWDSLVPAVMTGTIDAVIAGQSMTAGRSEQVDFAGPYFYATMVCLTKKDSPFAGAQGLADLAGGTCTAQLATIWYEQCLPQIEGAIIQPASADAPAMLMALETGMVDFVCTDLPTAQGAVVAYPDMVILDFSGTPGDFQFSDQVRAENVNIGVSVMKGNAFLKKAIDEVLGTMTEDDFNRLMQFAITIQPLSVD